In one window of Tumebacillus algifaecis DNA:
- the modA gene encoding molybdate ABC transporter substrate-binding protein, producing MKKSWLLLPIAGLLALGCATAEPVVQKEEIILSAAASLAEPLETIKANFEKEHKDVAVTINLGASGTLQKQIEQGAPADLFWSAGKGQMDALEKQGLLVDGTRRDAAVNRLVLIVPSEGKQASALTSLADLAKPDINKIGLGTPETVPAGKYAQEALTHEGVWDVVQPKGVFGKDVKQVLTYVERGDVDAGIVYRSDALSSNKVKIAVTAPEASHSPIVYPLAVLKQTKHQEKSQKLLDYLTNEQSQAILEKAGFDKK from the coding sequence ATGAAAAAGAGCTGGCTTCTTTTACCGATCGCAGGGTTGTTGGCATTGGGATGCGCAACGGCAGAACCTGTGGTGCAGAAAGAGGAGATCATCCTCTCGGCAGCTGCAAGTTTAGCTGAACCGCTTGAGACGATCAAAGCGAATTTTGAAAAAGAGCATAAAGACGTGGCAGTGACGATCAATCTGGGCGCCTCGGGAACTTTGCAAAAGCAGATCGAGCAAGGTGCTCCGGCCGATCTCTTCTGGTCGGCGGGGAAAGGGCAGATGGACGCGCTGGAGAAGCAGGGCCTGCTGGTGGATGGAACGAGACGCGATGCGGCTGTGAACCGATTGGTATTGATCGTACCGAGCGAAGGGAAGCAGGCGTCGGCGCTCACCTCGTTGGCAGATCTGGCCAAACCGGACATCAACAAAATCGGCTTGGGCACACCGGAGACGGTACCAGCAGGAAAATATGCGCAAGAAGCTCTGACTCATGAAGGTGTCTGGGACGTCGTGCAACCGAAAGGGGTGTTCGGTAAAGATGTCAAACAGGTGCTGACCTATGTCGAGCGTGGCGATGTCGACGCGGGGATCGTCTACCGTTCGGACGCACTTTCCTCCAACAAAGTAAAGATTGCAGTCACAGCGCCGGAAGCTTCCCACTCTCCGATCGTCTACCCATTAGCGGTGCTCAAACAGACGAAACATCAGGAGAAATCGCAAAAGCTGCTCGACTATTTGACTAACGAACAGTCCCAAGCCATTCTCGAAAAAGCGGGCTTCGATAAAAAGTGA
- the modB gene encoding molybdate ABC transporter permease subunit, which yields MIGESFWSPVWLSLKVAGCATLITVILGTLIGKWMARREFHGKMVLESILLLPMVMPPTVVGFGLLVVLGRSGLGQIFPDNGILFSWYAAVIASSIVSFPLMYQAAKTGFEMIDKELEAVATTMGANSWQVLWHVTLPLSWPALLSGFLLSFVRATGEFGATLMVAGNIPGRTQTLPLGIYNAVESGQNGLAWAWVICLFLFSFFMMWLIRRLGAKTT from the coding sequence ATGATAGGTGAATCGTTCTGGTCTCCCGTTTGGCTGTCACTCAAAGTCGCCGGATGTGCTACGCTGATCACCGTAATTCTTGGCACGCTCATCGGTAAGTGGATGGCACGGCGGGAGTTTCATGGGAAAATGGTGCTGGAGTCGATCCTGTTGCTCCCGATGGTGATGCCCCCGACGGTGGTCGGCTTCGGACTGCTCGTCGTGTTGGGGCGTTCCGGTCTGGGTCAAATTTTTCCGGACAACGGGATTTTGTTTTCGTGGTATGCAGCGGTGATCGCCAGCTCCATCGTTTCGTTTCCTCTGATGTATCAAGCGGCGAAAACAGGTTTTGAGATGATCGATAAGGAGCTGGAGGCGGTTGCCACGACGATGGGAGCCAACTCTTGGCAGGTGCTATGGCATGTCACGCTCCCACTGTCATGGCCAGCGCTACTCTCTGGCTTTTTGTTAAGTTTTGTAAGAGCAACGGGCGAATTTGGTGCGACTTTGATGGTCGCAGGCAACATTCCAGGTCGCACGCAGACCCTGCCGCTTGGTATCTACAATGCCGTGGAAAGCGGACAGAATGGACTTGCTTGGGCATGGGTGATCTGTTTGTTTCTATTTTCCTTCTTCATGATGTGGTTGATCAGGCGACTTGGGGCAAAGACTACGTAA